The genomic DNA CTTCCTGACGCAAGAtgagcagctcgccgtcatcaaggcGTTCGTCAAGTCGGTCGACAACCGCAtccccatcatcgccggcatcaCGGGCGAAGGAACCGAGGTGGCCGCGCTCGAGGCCAAGCGCGCGCGGGAAGCCGGTGCCGCGGCCGGCCTGCTGTACCCTTCGCACGGCTGGCTCCGGTTCGGCTACCAGCCCGGCGCCCCGCAAGACCGGTACAAGAGGGTCTACGAGGTCAGCAAGCTGcccctcatcctcttccAGTACCCGGACGTCACCAAGGCGACGTACAGCCTGCAGACCCTCCTCGACATCTCGGCGCAGCCGGGCGTGTTCGCGATGAAGAACGGCGTCCGAAACATGAGACGGTGGGACACGGAGATCCCCGTCATCCGAAAGGAGCGTCCCGACCTCCAGGTCCTGACCTGCCACGACGAGTACCTCTTGCACACCGCCTTTGACGTCGATGGAATGCTTGTGGGATACGGCAACATCGCACCCGAGGCGCTGATTGAGTTGATCAAGGCGGGCAAGGCCAAAGACTacccgagggcgagggcgatcCACGACAAGCTGCTGCCGGTGACCAAGGCCGTGTACCACAGGGGATCGCACATGGAGGGAACCGTCGCGTTGAAGCACGCGCTGGTGGCAAGGGGCATTCTGGAGCACGCGACGGTCAGGTCGCCTCTGCTGCCTCTGGAGGACGGGGCGGAGGACGAGATCAActcggccgtggccgccTCTTCTCTTTCGCGGGTCAAATAATCGTCTGGTTTTGTACGTAGAAGAAAGCAGCCACGATTGATGGCGAAGAGAAGAACGGGCGTCTTGTACCTGATTCGGTGTTCCAAAGTAGCCAACGGCTACCTGTCTAGAAGTTAGAATGAAGCTTGTTACTTGAGCGTGATTACGTCCTTTGCCCCTTTTCTGCTTTACTTAACCACCTCGCGAATGCGTATGAACAGACGATTTTCACGATACCTATATGGCCGGTGTATCGCCAAGGACGAACTAAAACGTGCTGTAACTTGTATTGCCAGCCGCAACGGTCTGTAGTGCATCATGCATCCAAGCCTTCATGAACAGCAGCCAGCGAGAATGGACCACCGACAGACTTCTTCAAGTCTTTTCGTACATAGTGTCGGAGCAAGGATGCTAATGCTCAAGAATGTAGATCCTCCGGAATGGCCGGTGACAGTGGACGATATGCAGTGCCACGAGCCGCACAGCGGCCTGGGTCTTGGATCTTGCAACATCACGAGACTACCTCCCCTGAGCCGCCAACAAACACGTAGTGAAAGTTTGGCCTGCGAGAAGAGTTCAGGCGGAGTTATCACGGTGGTTGCTCAGCCTTGACCGAGGAAGCCGGCAGTATGTGAAAGTGCAGGTGGCCTATCACCTTATCGTCACGAATCCGAAGCATCCGATGCTTGCAGAGTAACGATCACAACTCAACACGCCACTTGGAACCACTGCAACCGGAGGAGACGGGGGAGACAAGTGACGTTGATGTAGAGTGTGACTTGGTCGCTGCAACATTGCCAAAGACGAAGAGCATGGTACCCGCAGGCTTGGGCTGGAgtgatgggatggatggagcACGCACTGAACGATGGCTGGCCAAAGTTCTTTGATAAGCTTCTGCCGGACTTTGGGATGGAGGATTGTGAGTTTGCGAGCAGGGAGAGGCATCCTTGTTGCTGATGTTACCCGCATCTGAGTCGGGGTAGTCAGACAGACACTTGATGTTGAATCCAAGAACGAACTCTACGATTTGGTAAGCCGAAGAGAGTTTGTCATGTGCTGTTGTGTACGGTGCCAGTTTGCATGATGACAAACGATTTCTTGAAAAAGTAAAAGTAAAAAGCTCTGAGAGGACAGTGTAAGAATGAACTCGAGAGTGAAAATGCGGGCGAGTGAGTAGCGAATGTAGCGAATGAGTGAAGAGAGTGTTTGAAGGTAatgaggaggagagagagagagagagagagagcgagtgaGCGAGTAAAAGACCGGAGAGCAGCAGTGCGGCGGCTATCGCCACACTGTGCCCTCCTCCGGCATAGCGTGCTCCACAGGGGACGGCGCTGTATTCGGGACCGGGACCGACCCCCACTACTACTGTGGCCCCCAAGTACCCGGCGAACGGACTCAATCGTCGCCGACACTATTTTGTACTTGGGACTAACAAGATGATGGCTTACCGAGACGTGCAATTCGAACGATGAGCGTGAGTATTACCAATGCGTCGCGCCGCGCCTCTTGCCTCCCCCCTTGATTAAGGCACTCTACGGTACTACCCAACTGCCATAGTCCACAGggccttccccccccttttgaTGCTGCACTGCCtgagaggcagagaggaTCAGCCTAGACTCGATGCGGCTTCCAAAGTCAGTCATGAAGTCACGAACCTGTCTCCTTTGCGGTGTAATACGTTTTTCTCATTGTTGACAGAGTCCAGGCAAGTCTGCAAAGCAAAATAAAGACGCTCATCTCTGCGCCGGAACTCAGGCAGAGCACACGCGCGCGCTACCCTGCGCTAATGCCGTAGCACCCGCTGCGCCGTTATGCTGCCTCTGGGCCTGTCGAACCCCCTGTGCTGAATCTCACCCACCCCATCCCTGCTTTGCCATTGTTTCTTTCCACACGCGCTTCGGACATTGTTTGCTGGGTCGTCCGtacggggggggggggggatacACATACAGGTACGTACGTACCGTACCTACGAGGTGCTTTCACTCTTCTCGCGTTGCAATTTGCGGCCCATCATGATGAGTCCAGGGCGTGCATCCCCTCAGCTCCCCCAGACCCATGAGTCTGATCCATCCTAACGCAAGGGAAAACCGACGAtggaaaacaaaaagaacaaaaataaaaagaatCGAGTCTCCTGGGCCAATCTCGCTTGTAATAAGCAGACACGACTCAACAATCCGAGCGCTCTTTCGTCTGAAACATTGGGCTGGACTGGTTCCTAATGGGTGTCCAAGTCCCCTGGTCTGGTCCAAAGTCCGGGCCAACAAACCAAACAAAAAAGCCCGAGCCGCAGTGGGACGACTACTATGTAACTGACCTGACTGTACAAAGCGCCCGTCATCGATATGATGCCACATGCTCTCACTCTCGGCCGGAGCCCGCGCGGCGTCAGCTAAAATATGACACTGAATTCTTTGCCTTTCTTTGCATTGATAAAAAGGATTCgctccctcccttctctctctgcccttactcttctcttcttcccgcTGTCCCCTCCCGTTCCCCGCCTTTTATCACacatctctctctcgttgTGACTGGTTCCTTGGCTACCTCTCGCTGGTGGTTTTGTTCAAGTCCGTTCGCACTTCCGCACTCCCCCACGGCATCCCCGTTTCCGCTCCTGGATCACCGAACCGACCTAATCCCCTTTTCACCCATTAAACCGACGACCTTTTCACCATCCCTTGTTTGAAGGAACCGTTCTTGAGCAACAAACCccgtcatcaccatcaaGAATAAACCCTCATCGTGTCCTACAGCTGCTTGACGACTGTACATCCCGCCAAAATGGTCCAAAATGTCGTCATCTTGGGCGCTGGctacgccggcctcggcatcgcccaCAAGCTCCTGAAATACACCCAGCCCAAGGTCAAGGATCTCAAGGTCACCCTcgtctcgccctcgacccaTCTGTACTGGAACTGCGCCGCCGTGCGCGCCATCATCCCCGGCGAGTTCTCCGACGACACCCTCTTCAACCAGATCAAGCCCGGCTTCGAAAAGTATCCCCAGGACGCCTTCgacttcgtcctcggcaaggCCACCGCCTTTgacgccgccaccaacaCCGTCCAGGTCGAGACCAACGAGGGCCAGAAGACGATCGAGTACGCCcacctcatcatcgccacgGGCTCCGGCCTCGCCAGCGGCCTCCCGTTCAAGACCATCGGCACCCACGAGGAGACGCTCGGCGCGCTGCACGGCCTCCAGtccgaggtcaaggccgccaactccatcatcatctcggGCGCCGGCACGACGGGCGTCGAGACGGCGGGCGAGCTCGGCCACGCCTACGGCTCCACTAAGCAAATCAccctcatcgtcgagggcgccgcgcCGCTCCCGGGCCTCCTGCCCCAGCTCGGCAAGATCGCCGCCAAGaacctgcagcagctccaCGTGAAGCTCGTCACCAACGCCCGCgtcaccgaggccgacacCACCGGCGCCCTCAAGTCGGTCAAGCTGTCCAACGGCGAGACCCTGACGGCGGACCTGTACCTCCCGCTCTTCGGCGTGCGGCCCAACACCACCTTCGTGCCGGAgcacctcctcgacgacaagggcAACGTCAAGCTCAAGCACGACCTGCGCGTCGAGGGTCTGACCAACGTCTggggcgtcggcgacgtcggcaaCCTCGAGGCCAAGCAGCTCATGcgcgccgagggccaggCCCTGCACCTCgccgacaacctcgacgccgtcctcacgggcaacgaggccaaggtcaaggacCTCAAGCTCACCCTCAAGCCGCAGGTCTTTGTGACCatcggcaagaagaaggcgacgggCCAGTTCAACACCATGAAGCTTCCCGGCTTCATCGTCagcgccgccaaggccaagaccTTCTTCACGGAGAAGGGCCCCGGTCTGGTTGCGGGCAAGAACATTGCGCGGGCGTCGATTTGAAGACTCTTGCGAGGAACAGTAAATCGATCCattttgttgtttttttgACGAGTGGTTGGTAACGAACGAGCTTTGCTTTTGAGTCTTGATATCCCGGGTTGCGCATTTGTTTAACGGTTTACTCATACAAGTGTGAGAGCACACAAAGGTTGTAATTATCGGTCTTATACCCTAATACCACTATTGATCAAAAATCTTTCCCAACAATATTTGGGTGTCTCCATCCTTCCATCATCTACTATCCTACCGCCATTCACAAAAGTCAAATCCTAACCAACTTCTGTATTTCGATCCCGAGTCCTAACACCAATTTCGTTCAGAAAATGCACTACCAACTCCAAGCTAAACTCTTTCTCTTTTGTGAGAGTTTCCCTCTTCTGCTTCTGAGGAGATGGCAGCAGGAGACTAGAAACCCTTAACACCATGATCATCACTGTTGAGATGAGAGCGGTGATGGTGGGCGGCCGTTCAGTGGGCAGATAAGAATTTCGCAACGGAaagcggcggcgagcagcagTCTACGCAGAGAGACAAAGAGAAGCCCGGGGTGGAGGGTAGGAACCAACACTGTCGCTATTTCAACCGGCTTTCCAGGCCTTGAAGACttgtaaaaaaaaaagggggggggggggggggggggggaatcATGAATTGTGGCTTTGCAAGATTATGGTTCCAGTTCCAACTCCAACTTTGTGCTGTTCCATGTATAAGACCCTTCATGCACCAGAACCAACAAGGTGGTCTCATAATTTGATACCAAAGAATGTGGTACCTTGTGAGTGTTATGTCGAAAAAGGAATGAGCAATCGTCATCGTGTGCAATATGCTAAGCACATTGCGGCCATGCCAAGAGACACAAACATTGCACCTATCTCTAGCCAGCGCAGTAGGGGCTCTTGCTCCTGAGCCAAGCACCCCACCGCCACATGACAAAGGGGACAATCAGGCcgttgacgaagacgatACCGGCCAGCAGAACATTACCCCACGCGATCCCCAACACGTCGTACAGCCTCGGCGCGAACAGCGGGAAGCTGAATCCGGCCATCGTCCGCACGAAGGCCGCCGCACCGGCCGCGCTGGCGGCGTACCGCTCGTAGGAGTCGATGACGTACGTCTGCACGCACTGGAAGGACAGGATGAGGCCCGCCGCCAGGATCGCCGCGCCGATGTTGGGCACGATCCAGTGGATCTCGAAGTGCGCCGCGATGCCGTAGAGAAGGAGGCCGATGGGGGTCACGATGGCGGTCGGGAACATGAGGGGGATCCTGAACTCGGGGACGCCGGTGTCGTTGTTTTTGGCTTTGAGGGTTCGATAGACCTGGGAAACTTTGTCAGTGAGCCGCGTCAATTTGCTCAAGGGATGATGTGAGCAATACCCTGTCGATGAGAGGGCCGGATACTTGGAGACCAATGACGAAGCCAACGCCGAGCGAGATGTAGTTCAAACTAGCAGGGCCGGGTTCTTGGTCGTATTGCTCACTCCAGACGTATGGGAAAGAAGCAAGACTAAGGACACATCAGCTTGGATGATTTTTATCAGCCACACACGAGGCCACTTACACGAGATACATGAGACCATATAGGTATGCCCTGTACACCGCCGTGATCTGCAACGCCGGCTGGGTGAAGAGCATCCGGAAAGGCCGGACAAGGTTCTTCCGCAGAGTTTGGCCAAAGGTCCTGTCCGGACGGTCGTATTCCGTATGGAGGTCCTTGTTGCCAGTCATCTTGcggagcttcttggccttgacggccaGGATCTTGGGCGCGTACGTCTCtgagaggaagaggaaggccAGGATCTGGACGAGCGCGTCGGCAATCGACACGGTCCAGAAGATCCAGCGCCAGGACAAGTATTGCGTCAAGTATCCAGCAGCTACCCAGAGTCAGTAAGAGACTTTGGCTTGATGGAGAAGGACGCCGCGGCTTACCAATGGGCCCAACAGCCGGCCCCAGAAAAGGGGCCAAAGAATATATAGCGGTCGCCGTGCCTCTCTCCTCGGCTCGCCAGCAGTCACTcaggacgccgccgccgagctgagATACCGGTCAGCGAGAATGTAAGCAAAGCGAAAGGATCTGCCTGTATCTTACAGCTTGAGGAGCACTCCCACCAAGACCACTGAGGAAACGAAAGGCGAGCATCTGCTCTTTGGAAGTCGAGAAGCCGCAGATGGTGTTGAAGATCAGGTAGAACATGTTGGCAGACTGAAGCACGACAACACGGCCGTACATCTCTGACAGCGGCGCGAGGACAAAAGGCCCAACGGCGTACGCCAATAGGAAAATCGACATGAGAAGATACGTCTCGATGTCGGACTTGACGTCGAATTCATCGGCCAGGGTGTCCAACGCCGGTGCCAACATGGTCGAGGACACTGGCGAGATGAAGGTGAAGCACGAGACCAGGATTGTAGCTGTCCACTTCTTGTGCTTCGCCCAATTCTTAGGGTTCATAGGATCGTCGGGCCCAGACCATGTTACCTGTCGTCCGATTAGTGTTATTCCCACAATTCGTCTTGGCGGGAATGGAGAAACAGGAGATCGAAGAAGACACGCTGAGGAAACAGGCTCACCAGGTCCGGGTCCTCGGGATCGTCGGAAGACGTGATGTGCTCGTGCTTCTCCTCTGGCGGAATCATTGTCGAAGGCCCGGCGAGCGTGTTGCTGTCTTCGTGAGAGAGCAGGCGTGAACGATCGGTGGGGGCAGAGGTCTCCAAGATGACATCGGCGTTTTGTCTGCCGCCTCCCACGTCTTCGGGGTCCTGGAGCCAGGGGAATTTGTACGTCGTCCTTTCATACTCGGAGAAGGAAGGGAGCCCGGGGCTCCATCCGCGCCAGAGACTCGACCGAGACCGAGTCAGGCTTTGATGGAGATTGTGCCCCGCCCGTGAGTCTGCCGCAACAGGCTTGCGAGGAATGAAGTAATAAGCGTGCGGTTTGGAATTAGACATTGTGCGATGTGACTGTGGGCTGCTGTGGAAGGGGGAAACAAGGAAGCGAAAGACTAGGGCGAGCTCCTCAGACGGAAGCCAACGAGTGTATGTGTGCGTACGGTGTGGGTGTGCACAGGGTAAATGATGAACGAGAGTAAGGGATGATTTGCAAGATTGCTTCTGATGATGGCATAACCTTGCGTCTCAGACAAGCTACCAGTTCCTTATAACACAAAGAGATTCCGAGATACAGCAGATGTACCTCCTCAAGTGATACCATTTTCTCGGCGCCTGGCACAAGAGCAAAAGCACCGCCTCATGCGCTCATGATGGCATCGCCCCGGTTCAGCTCGTGTGATGTGGCCGAGCTGGGCATAGGCCTAATCAACCCTACCCCGGAAAAGCTCATTCACCCGCCCTTCTGTCgttctctctgtctctctgtccctgtttttctctctgtctctctctttctctttctctttctctctgtctctctctctctctctctctcgcctcgGACCTTCGGACAGACTGGGTAAGTAGGCAATGACCGCAACCCCTAGATTCGCCAACATGACTCTGCCAAGGGACGGAAAAAAGCTCGCTAGCCTTGTTCACAAATGATGGCCTCATCCTTGCTCCAAAGCCGGGGGTCTTTTGGCGAGGAAAGCAGCCGAAGCTTTTTCTTGGCGGGTCGATCAGCGGGGCCTTGGCTCTCTACGTCAACTCTGTGGCTGACAAGCGCGTCCGGTTGGGGGAGCAGTCTtcgagagggggggaggaaacaCATGTTACTAGTTGGAACCCTGGAATAACCTTGAAAAAGGGCGCAATTCTTATTAATAGCTCAGGAACGGCCGTAAATCATTGGACAACTGGCCCTTGGTTTTTCGACAAGACAACCTTTCTTCCAAAGTTGAGAGAATATGCTTTGGGCCCAGCCATCGGTCGAGATACGAGATCTGGGCAAAACAAACTCGTGTGCTCGTGCTCACTATGTCTGACGCCGAGAGCAGGGAATGAGAAGTTGCAATGCCAATGAAACCGGTCATTGACAGAAAACCCTCTGCGGTGATCACCATACTAGACCTAACCGCTTGCCCTGCCGGCCCCCTTCGAAGGCTGTGCTAATGAACGGCGGTGGTGAGTTACGTGGACTTTGCTGCTACGCGAT from Colletotrichum higginsianum IMI 349063 chromosome 3, whole genome shotgun sequence includes the following:
- a CDS encoding Dihydrodipicolinate synthetase, with product MGSNVGLDLRGLTPAPVTPFNKDGSVDYDAIHRLGSWLGSISGVKGLVVLGHAGEGTFLTQDEQLAVIKAFVKSVDNRIPIIAGITGEGTEVAALEAKRAREAGAAAGLLYPSHGWLRFGYQPGAPQDRYKRVYEVSKLPLILFQYPDVTKATYSLQTLLDISAQPGVFAMKNGVRNMRRWDTEIPVIRKERPDLQVLTCHDEYLLHTAFDVDGMLVGYGNIAPEALIELIKAGKAKDYPRARAIHDKLLPVTKAVYHRGSHMEGTVALKHALVARGILEHATVRSPLLPLEDGAEDEINSAVAASSLSRVK
- a CDS encoding FAD-binding protein, encoding MVQNVVILGAGYAGLGIAHKLLKYTQPKVKDLKVTLVSPSTHLYWNCAAVRAIIPGEFSDDTLFNQIKPGFEKYPQDAFDFVLGKATAFDAATNTVQVETNEGQKTIEYAHLIIATGSGLASGLPFKTIGTHEETLGALHGLQSEVKAANSIIISGAGTTGVETAGELGHAYGSTKQITLIVEGAAPLPGLLPQLGKIAAKNLQQLHVKLVTNARVTEADTTGALKSVKLSNGETLTADLYLPLFGVRPNTTFVPEHLLDDKGNVKLKHDLRVEGLTNVWGVGDVGNLEAKQLMRAEGQALHLADNLDAVLTGNEAKVKDLKLTLKPQVFVTIGKKKATGQFNTMKLPGFIVSAAKAKTFFTEKGPGLVAGKNIARASI
- a CDS encoding MFS multidrug transporter; translated protein: MSNSKPHAYYFIPRKPVAADSRAGHNLHQSLTRSRSSLWRGWSPGLPSFSEYERTTYKFPWLQDPEDVGGGRQNADVILETSAPTDRSRLLSHEDSNTLAGPSTMIPPEEKHEHITSSDDPEDPDLVTWSGPDDPMNPKNWAKHKKWTATILVSCFTFISPVSSTMLAPALDTLADEFDVKSDIETYLLMSIFLLAYAVGPFVLAPLSEMYGRVVVLQSANMFYLIFNTICGFSTSKEQMLAFRFLSGLGGSAPQALGGGVLSDCWRAEERGTATAIYSLAPFLGPAVGPIAAGYLTQYLSWRWIFWTVSIADALVQILAFLFLSETYAPKILAVKAKKLRKMTGNKDLHTEYDRPDRTFGQTLRKNLVRPFRMLFTQPALQITAVYRAYLYGLMYLVLASFPYVWSEQYDQEPGPASLNYISLGVGFVIGLQVSGPLIDRVYRTLKAKNNDTGVPEFRIPLMFPTAIVTPIGLLLYGIAAHFEIHWIVPNIGAAILAAGLILSFQCVQTYVIDSYERYAASAAGAAAFVRTMAGFSFPLFAPRLYDVLGIAWGNVLLAGIVFVNGLIVPFVMWRWGAWLRSKSPYCAG